GTTTTACATCAGTTCAGCTTGGTACTGAGATAGATGAGGTAGATCTGTTTTTGCTGTTCACTGGCCATACCTGGTTATGATAGAGCACTGTCATAGATCCCATACTTTAATATGATTTCTTACGATTTCATTTGCAAAATATTCTGCCAGTGGATTAACACAGCAAGTCTCACAGAAACTGTCCCAAGCAATGGACTGTCTCCACACAAGTGTCACAGGCCAGGGGAGGCCAGTGCTCATGGAGGAACACCCTGGGCTGAACATTCTGTAATCtacaaagacaaatatttcacCTGTGTCCCAAGAAACCAGGAGCTTATAATAGAAGAAAAACTAACAACTTCAAAAACCttaacaaacaacaaccaaacactaAACAGCACCAGCCAGAATCTGCAGGGGTGGGTAGCAGTTGAAAGCAATTTCAAGCAGGAAATACCCACCTTTCCTTCCCTAGGTGATTTCTTAATAAACGATAAAGGACAGTGGATTTGGACAGAGAAATGAgtaacccccaacacacacacacacacacacacacacacacacacacacacacacacacacacacacacacacacacagaggcactttCCTAGAGAGAGAATTGAATGTCCCCTCCCATTGATTAAAGAAGTACAGGGAAGgacttggtgggggtggggaggtgtgggggtggggttggaggTGCGATGTGTTTCAGGGATAAAATCATGTACAACCAGAAGCCCAGTTTGTGTTGAGAAGACTACCTAGGTTAAATGGTTTAATTCTTCAGTACAGTGCATGGTGAAACCACACTGAGAAGTAGAACAAAACTAATGTGTAGAGCAAAACTAGactccagctcctcctccagaTCACATCCACATGGAAAACAGTTTGTATCTCTGTTTAACTGACTGTGCAATTCAGACTTCAgccttttttcccttctttttggtCATTTAAGAAAGATTAAATTTGGTCTATAAAAGCAATTTATATTGTATGGAGACATGTGACTGGGGAACGATTGTGCCTAGAGTTTTCAGTAGTTTCAAACTATCTAAAGAATGTAAAACTGATGCCTTAGGTCTTGTCTTCTGCGGTGACTTGATAAGTGATGCTATATCAGACATTTACTCTGCATGTACTGGTCTCATTTGGGGTGTATACAAGTCTTTAACATGAACAGAATTGTTGGGTCAAGTTTGAAACATGGTAGCAGAAACCATGAAGCTGGCTTTGATGTTGATCTATGCTTCATGTTTGGAACACTCCCATACGAAATTTTGTTAGTAAGTTCAAAGTTCCTctgatcaagaaaaaaaatcttttttatatgGATTAAATGCATTTAACTGCCTAATTAAAGGGATTTATAATCTTACTACAAACCAGTAGAGGGCACTACCTGGATAGTTTATTCAAACTAGAGGATCAGCATTGCCTGTTGGGAATATTTATGGGAATCTCTGATACATGAGgcatttctggaaaaaaatccatttcagTCTCCCTAAAACTCTGTAAGAAAACTTGGGGAactgattttctttgtgtgtgtgtgtgtgtgtgtgtgtgtgtgtgtgtgtgtgtgtgtgtgtgtgtccaagtaATATAGATCAAGTTTTCTCACACCATTATCATTTTACCATCCTTTTGCCTGTCGATGATGCAAAAAAGTACTCTGCTTTAGTTTGTCTAGTGTGCTGCATGTGATGTTCATTATAGTCAAGCATTATCGCCTGTTTCCAGATTCAATCATGTGGCCCATTTAATGTGCATCCTTGGGAGAAGTTTCTTAAACTCTTCATGCtcagtagttttgttttgttttctgtctgatTGAGGTAATAGTGTCTTCCTTAGCATTACTGAGAACATGAAAGAGAATGGATAGAATGAATAGAACAATGTCTCTGTACAGTTCATGTTTGAGGCTTGTCAATTGTCGATGCTGCTACTAGTACCAGCACAGGCATTGGCTATATAATAGTAACTACTACAGGCCAGAAAGGGGGTTGGAGTgcaaatacacaaaaatcaaaCAGGAGAGGCAAAATGCTCTTGTATAAACAGGTTTATAATTAGAAGAGTCTTTTTATCATGTTTCCTGTGCAATACAGAAATGGCTTGAGTCATTATGATGACCTAATTTCCAACATTCATCTTTTTTACTGAATGATACAGTTGTTTCAATTTCATTGTGCTGACAGAGACTAAATGCTAGGGCACCATTGCATCCGTGggttcaaatatttgaaaatagtgTCTGTACTGAACCTAAACAACACAATATAATAGGTATCATATAGCATCTGCATTGTACTGGATTTTAGATGTAATCTGGAGATGACTTGAGGTATATCTGGAGACACACTCAGGTTATATGCAAATTCTATACCAGTCTGTGAAAGGGACTTGAACATCTTCAAATTAGGTATCTGTGGGGAATGATAGAATTAACCCTCATGAACAATAAAGGGCAACAGTATTCTCATCTTATCTAGattatattttgtaaattaaaatctATTTATAAGAGGGAtcactttatttttcaattatatgAATGTTTCCatacattatttttctgttatcaCTTTGGGGAAGTAACTTCTTAAAACAACACTTCTCATTATATATGGAAGACATGTAGAAATTTAGTGAAAGTTCTTTTCTTGGAGcattaattatgtattttatctTGTATGACTAGGTTTCCAACTTCTACAAGGGGCTATCAGCACAACCGTGATTCCATCATGCATCCCAGGAGACTCCCAAGAAAACTGCACAGCTTTAGGTAAGCCTGAGGTCATGAAAGCAGCATCAAAGTTTTAcacatttgtaaataaaatgtaaatataaacacATGCTAATGAAGCAAAAGGAAGCGACGCCTGCTGTATCATTTTTTAACCTTGTAATTAACTAACTAGAGATCTGGAGAAATCACATGAATGAGTAATGATGGGAGAAAGTTAAGACATGAggttatagatttaaaaaatgagtttttaGAAAGTAAATAAGGAAAAGCGTATTTAGTATAAAGGCATTATTGGAGAACATTTGAAGGAACAATTCCCACGAAGAACAGGAACGTGCACACTTCATATATAGCACGTTTTCTCTTGATAGAAGTAGCATGCCAGAGGAACAAATGTTCTCATTCCATCTCAGTTGTAGTGTTGAGGAAACATCGATGGTGTGCTTAGGGCGAATCAGCATCTTGCTAAGGTGGAAATCCATAGATGAATGATGATCAGTCATTATCCCCCCAAGGAGAACATGCTCCAAAGACCACTATATGCTTTTGTCTGAGCTGAATGTAGTTCTAGgttatcttcttttttcttgtcCATCACCACCAAGGTTTCTGGAATTTTGTCAAACTCCCTCCACcactgctttgtttgtttgtttgtctgttgtttGTTACTTGGGCAGGAAAGTCTATTTGTGccctaggaataaatactggttccactctCAGATGTGCTACCAGTGTGCTTTCTTGGTATAattttctgtctgcctgtcttttgaaaattaaatccttgagtcattttatttttttagcctTTGTATGTTTGGGTGTTTGTCTATTGTTTGGGGGCCTGCTGTGTGTTCAGATGTTTGTCTTAAGGTTGGAGAAGTGTGGTAAGTAGATTAACTCCTGGACCCTGAAAATTCTCCAcggctgacctctgacctgtcTGCTGAAGTTGCAtagagattattattattaaaggaTAATTATGCACTTGGAGTCCTATGACACAAGTCATTCAACTTGCCATTCTTTTCACAGTTCAGATGGAAGACAATCCCCGTGTGGCACAAGTGTCAATTACAAAGTGTAGCTCTGACATGAATGGCTATTGCTTGCATGGACAGTGCATCTACCTGGTGGACATGAGTGATAATTACTGCAGGTAAGTGACTCCAATGAGCATATGATGACTCCTCTCCTTTTATATGTAGTTACTATGTTTCTATGGGCTGTTGAAATGTGCTTTATAGATAATATAAaacctttattatttctttgaaattaaagagaaaatataatatttcaaTTTGGGGTGCATAGTAGTGAGGGGAGCTTCAGATGCTTCCCTCTTACTACAATGGCAGCTCTACCTTTATTGGAATTCCCTACAAGCCATTGTTTTAGAGAAGCACATGAACCcaagttgtaaagctggggaactagcgttggacagaaccaggccccctgaatgtgggtgtcagttaggaggcctgggcaatctatgggacatCTGAGAGTGGAATTAGTATTTATtcctagggcacaaatggactttgggagcccattccccatggagggatactctctcagcccagatacacacaggagggcctaagccctcccccaaatgatgtgacagattttgatgatcccccatggaaggcctcgccctccctagggagtggatgggggtgggatgggggcataggaggatgggagggagagggaactgggattgatatgtaaaataagattgtttctaaattaaataaataaattaaaaaatcaatccTACTAATTAGAACAAAAAAAATTTCCTATTTATAAACTAGACCCTTCTAGATGACCAGTACTTTAGCAGCCACATCAGATTGTCCTTTTGCCACTGGAGTTTGTTGACCCAGCTCTGAGTTCAATTTTTGAATTCATTTTTGTAACTTTAAACAAGTCTTGATGATTTtcttctattgcagtgaagatgTAGTTCTTCTAACACTAATTCATAACATgacttccttttaaaataatcgattttctttgcattttataaAGATGTGATGTGGGCTATACTGGTGTCCGGTGTGAACACTTCTTTCTAACCGTTCACAAACCCCTGAGCAAAGAATACGTTGCACTGACAGTGATTGTTATTCTCCTGTTCCTTGTCATAATCGCTGGATCCATATATTATTTCTGCAGATGGTAAGCCAGTTAATTTTATAGCCTAtagcttttaaaattacacaataACAGACCTATAAACTGGTTGAAATCTAAACTTAGTATGAGAGGATCTGCATTGTGGTATTTACAAAAATGCTTTTCTGCATTAAACCCAGGTTTAATTAAATAACTAGCTTTTACTTCCTGCTTGTGTGCATATGAAAGTCAAAACAAGGAATATCCATTTCTTTATATAATACAGACTGAAGATTTCATACTGTAATAATTAGGATTCACCCCCTAATTATCACAAAATGGTAACCGAGAAGAAATATAACTAAAGATTGTAAGGGTTTTTAATTTGACTGGACTTGTGAAACAGTATGAATAGTTAATAGCACCAATAAAAACCTTTCCAGTTTATTCTTCTTAGTTTGAAGTTTAATCTTCAAACTAGATTTTGTCTAGATTTTGTTCTAAGTAGCCATCCGATGGTAATGCTTTCCTAATTAGAATTTGAAAATAGTGTCTGTACTGAATGTGAACAACATAATATCAGGTATTATAGAGCTTTGGCATTGTGTCAGGTTTCAGATGTAATCTAGGGATGATTCAAGGTACACCAGAAGTCCCATTGAGGCTATATGCATCTAACTAGACACAACAGAACTGAATACTGGTGAAAGAAACTGATAGAAAAAGATGTTGGAGAATTCCTCCTGTCATTTCACAGCTCTGTGCTCATGTAAAGCAGTTAGAGAAACCCTTTCATGGTGTTAACTGTTTAACAATGTCTGTTTCTTATCAAGTGTGATGGACTGCAGGATATTGCCCTCTTGCTCTTTCAATTTTATCATTTCCTGACCTAAGCATAGTCACTCTAGGAATTTTGGATGCAACcccctcttttgttttgttttcttttgagacagagtttcttagtgtagccctggttgccctggaaatcactctgcagaccaggatgaccttgatgGTCCACCTCAggagcttctgcctcctgagtgctgggattaaaggtgtatactaccacTGTCAGCTTGATGCCTTTCCTAATGTGCTCTTGGATTCCATGTATTTGTTTCAGAGTTTGTTTTTATATCTGTTAATTACAGTGCTGTTTCCTTTCTGGTGTTTTTCTAGGTACAAATATAGGGAGAGTAAGAAATCAAAGAAGGAATATGAGAGAGTGACCTCTGGAGACCCAGCAGTGCCACAAGTCTGAACATCAACCTCAATTTATGAACTGGGATGCATAGCATGCCTGATTAAcgttaatatttcattttattaataatatttatgtTGGGTCATGTGTtaggtcaatgactgtatatttttaatatacttggaaagtgttttattttttgacagactatttgttaatatattatatgtaaaatatttaatatcaaaagaaaattgatatttttataaGAATTTCCTGAGTGAAATGTTTTATTGAAAAGCATCCAAGCTCAGTAAGCTGGTGCAGTGCTTTGAGTGAGCAATGTCCAATCTGTTGCAAGTGAAGTTCCTGTGAGCCTAAATAATATGGTCAAATCAATTGTGTgagtaatttattttcttcttctcagatTTGTGATAATTGACTTGACTATATCATGGCTTGGCTCAAGCATTGGCACCACTGCTTCATATATTAAAACAGTAATAAGAAGTGGAGGTAAAGACAACTTGTGTGCCTCCCACCACACACTTGAGCCAACTAATCTTGGAGAGGACATCTCTTCAGCTACCTGAACAATGGTCATTCCATTTACGTAGAGTACATCATTTATGTGAAATCATCGTTGTTGAATATCAATCAGAAAATCTACATTTGAAGAAAATTTGAACTCCATTttaggttatttatttttgtagggAATTTACTGAAGAATTATAGGATTAAATCAGAATCCAAAATCAAattaatcataattttaaaatacaacagGATGCTAGTCAGATCTTAACTAATCTACAaatgtactttttaattttatattcaagaggttttgtttgtttgcttttgctttttgttttgtttttgttgttatttttcttttttaacccagAGTCTCACTCTTTAGTCCGGACTGGTTCCAAGGTCatggtaattctcctgccttagcctccctggttctgggattatagacccaCATTACCATACCTAGTTTCAAAAGAATTTTTACTAACAAATAGTTCAGCCAATAACTTATTTCAggttttaaagttacattttaaaaacatatatccaAATACAGGAAGTgaggaaaatatgagaaaaataaattacaatgtatttttctaaaggaaaaatgcatttgggagcttttaaaattttagactTAACTATGCATCCTCATGGAAGCTAAGATgaaatcttgaccctttccctgtCGTTTGTTTGCCTTTATGGAAAGAGAGAGGTTGGTCTCTATTCTCAGCCTGTCAGTCTTAGTGAGTCACTAGATTGTCCTGTGAAGTTGCCTCAGGAGTCCCTGCAGGCACACCTTTGCCTTTCCTGGGAGGCTACCTAAGCGACTGCTCAACCTTAGGTGGAATCTGTCTGGAACACATACCAGGTCAGGGAGAGTCTATCGTTCCTCCACCTTTTTCCTGGCATGTGCTAGGGCAACAGAACCATCATgagtttcctctgacctctagagTGCAAGGGAAGAAAACATTGCTGCCCTATGGAGTCATTCATGGAAAACCCTGGAAGGTTCACACAGCTCACATCAAAAGTCCTGGCTTTACTATGAGGGAGAGGAGCAGATAAAATAAGCAATGCACACGTGCATTCTTGGATACGTGCTCCGGGACACAAGCTCCATACTTTGCAGAATTACAGCTATTTGTTTCTGTACTAACCAACAtactcacttttaaaaagaaagggaaatgaaagttGGTGACATTTAAAAGCgtatttctttgtcattttatttagCTAAAGTCTAAGGTCCTGTGTAAGAACACATTTTAAATCCCATTGATACCAAATGGATACAGAGAAGGCTGGCCTAATACAGACCATGGCTTCTTCAGATGAAAGTATAAAGCTCATCAAAGACTGAGCTACAATACAGCCAGTTAATTTACAGAAGCCAAGTGAGGCTTTTAAATATGGGTTTATTGTTCCACTGTGAGCATTTCCAGTCATACCACATAACTTGATGCAAGAAGTTGGGATAGCTTTGCA
The Cricetulus griseus strain 17A/GY chromosome 1 unlocalized genomic scaffold, alternate assembly CriGri-PICRH-1.0 chr1_1, whole genome shotgun sequence genome window above contains:
- the Ereg gene encoding proepiregulin, coding for MEMLSATWVLALLCLGFQLLQGAISTTVIPSCIPGDSQENCTALVQMEDNPRVAQVSITKCSSDMNGYCLHGQCIYLVDMSDNYCRCDVGYTGVRCEHFFLTVHKPLSKEYVALTVIVILLFLVIIAGSIYYFCRWYKYRESKKSKKEYERVTSGDPAVPQV